From the Leguminivora glycinivorella isolate SPB_JAAS2020 chromosome 15, LegGlyc_1.1, whole genome shotgun sequence genome, one window contains:
- the LOC125233926 gene encoding uncharacterized protein LOC125233926, with protein sequence MNQSCQIVPWFDSKEWFEVYEKIYSSPSLKSKQEALEILLVWKARCPSLPAGIESTLGLLEVHIQDSTQGNEKLLRLAYATAMMRFVNHMLDAEIAKGTSLHHAARASDVPDWIIDLRHDTAHNNVLPSIEILREASLIGLEWLNNNYWLKHKEYIKNFVSGHKEVNSTDENKISVLISFCTTLSICTSPSCKIKNVSEIADINMREAIINDARDLFANSVDFSNLKTVSISSLVNTLNINAKRLLKSKNTAVLVNKALTSEDSLFLSSDLLHYMSETDFYIKGNLSHKYVQCFEVLLTFLHTNDLLMDFVQDLIKFTNEENDSEKRKLAALWVSEILQALKKSVLFCQKIKGSDPDQTRNKKRKELKLLYKHWFPNEKQTGLLLDLHKSVPSEWMDIKFIQPIISSYNPYLIYFIKPLLDLVEPSVPKTNIEKICNLAKIISTPESTSSANSTKIYTIEDLQSTQRSRVVVEEARLRLHGNM encoded by the exons ATGAATCAGTCTTGTCAAATTGTGCCCTGGTTTGATAGCAAGGAGTGGTTTGAGGTGTATGAAAAGATTTATTCTTCGCCCTCGTTAAAAAGTAAACAAGAAGCACTTGAAATACTATTAGTGTGGAAAGCTAGATGTCCCTCTCTCCCGGCTGGTATTGAGTCTACCCTTGGTCTACTAGAAGTTCATATTCAGGATTCTACACAAGGAAATGAAAAATTGCTTCGATTGGCATACGCTACTGCAATGATGCGGTTTGTGAATCACATGCTTGATGCAGAAATAGCAAAAGGCACGAGTTTACATCATGCGGCCAGAGCTTCTGATGTTCCAGATTGGATCATAGATTTGAGACATGACACTGCTCATAATAATGTTCTACCGTCAATTGAAATACTCAGAGAGGCATCTTTAATAGGCCTGGAATGGTTAAACAATAATTACTGGTTAAAGCATAAAGAATATATAAAAAACTTTGTATCGGGCCATAAGGAAGTAAATAGTAcagatgaaaataaaatatcagtaCTAATTAGTTTCTGCACCACATTGAGCATATGTACTAGCCCCAGTTGTAAAATAAAGAATGTAAGCGAGATCGCCGACATCAATATGAGGGAAGCAATTATAAATGATGCAAGAGATTTATTTGCTAATAGTGTGGACTTTTCCAACCTGAAGACTGTATCTATTTCATCCTTAGTCAACACTCTAAATATCAATGCTAAGAGGCTGCTCAAGTCTAAAAATACAGCTGTTTTAGTAAACAAAGCTTTGACTAGTGAGGATTCACTCTTCCTTTCTTCAGACCTGTTACATTATATGAGTGAAActgatttttatattaaaggcaATCTCAGTCACAAGTATGTCCAGTGTTTTGAAGTATTGCTTACATTCTTACATACAAACGATTTGCTGATGGATTTTGTCcaagatttaattaaatttactaATGAGGAAAATGATAGTGAAAAACGCAAGCTTGCTGCTCTGTGGGTTTCAGAGATATTGCAAGCACTGAAAAAATCTGTACTATTCTGCCAAAAAATAAAAGG ATCTGATCCTGATCAAACCAGAAATAAGAAGAGGAAGGAGTTGAAACTATTATATAAACATTGGTTCCCAAATGAGAAACAAACTGGACTGTTGCTGGACCTTCACAAATCTGTTCCTAGCGAATGGATGGATATAAAATTCATTCAACCTATCATATCGTCATACAACCCATACCTGATTTACTTTATCAAACCCTTACTGGACTTGGTTGAGCCAAGTGTGCCCAAGACAAACAttgaaaaaatatgtaatttggcTAAAATAATCTCAACACCAGAGTCTACTAGTTCAGCAAACTCAACTAAAATTTATACTATTGAAGACTTGCAATCAACTCAAAGAAGCAGAGTGGTAGTTGAGGAAGCCAGACTCCGACTGCATGGAAATATGTGA